The genomic region ACTCTCCCGCTCCGACAAGCGCAGCATCAATGTTGCCAGATCGCTGTATTTTCACtcgtctgttttttgtttgctttttgtttttcccctgtatgtgtttatattaattaaattaatctcTATGAGACACGATTAATTtttacacatatgcacacatacacacacatgcaataaaTTGAATAGGGAAAAGGTGGAAATAATCCAATAACTACTTAATATTACAGTAACATTCTTATTAGTAGTGTATTAGTGAGCACAGTGGTTATAGTTGCTGTATCTGGTTAATCCTGAGCAAACCATACTTTCATGGCTGCTTGGGATTTCTCtatgttctctggtttccttccacctcgCAAAACATGTCAGTATGTAGATTGGATAAGATACATTGCCCTTAGGTGTGTGCTGAATGAGTGTGGGgatgtgtgccctgcaatggactgacTCTGGTCCTACTACACATCAAGTATTCCTGGGATGTCCACCATAACCATGATCTtagtaaaaaacattttatttaaagtgagGCATCAAGTGactattgagtgagtgagtgagtgagtgagtaagtgagtgtgtttaaaaCTATTCATGACTATCACTGCTGCAGCCATAAATATGATTGTTACCACTCTGTGATGATACtacataaataatttataacatGTAACATTATTCATTTGTGCATCAAACTGTGGTGCGAATTTGTTGTCCGTCAGTCATTTGAACGCTGCTTTTTCTGCTGTTTTCTTCTGTAGTGACACTATAATATTATTTGCACAAATAACCTACAATGCTTTTATAAGTTGCATACACTTGTATATTGTATTCTTCATGACTATCAGTGTGCTCAGGCACTTTATAAAATACACAATGTTTAACAAACCATGCATATCGgatcaaatgatctgctgtggcgagcccaaacagggagcagccgaaacaacaacaacaacaacaacaacaacaacaaaccttGCATGTAACTTTACACATTCTTATTGTTGCTCAggatttttaatcagtattgCAGTGAAAAACCTTCCAGCAAAGAGGGACTAAATCAGGAATCAAGCAGAAATGGGTGTGATTGACAACTGTCTAGATACAAATCCAATTCCATTTCTATTCAATAGGTTTAATTTCGACTGGCTTTCGAAACGCAATAGAAATTTCGGGGTTTTGTtccagatctggcaaccctgactAGCTGACACGCGAACATGGCGGACGACAAGGTTTGTTAATCTTTTGTAACTTTACTTAactctttaataataaaaaatgtcttcCTTTGCCAGCATTTGTGGCACGTATACTACATGAtagaactatatatatatatatatatatatatatatatatatatatatatataactacatTCTGAAAATAACGATTCTTATGAACTTAAAGGTAACATTAACGTGTTTGTGGTGATTTCAATGTAACACGTTGTATTGATTCAACACCACTCAATTTCTAGATCTTTCTATAGCGTCTCAGTATTggttgtttaaatgtttatattgtttaaacATTTTCGTCTTTTGAGTCTTATTTGACACACCCTGTGCCTGCAGTGACTCACTGTAGGCCCATATTGTTCCACTTTGGTTTCTGTACATCTCAGTTGCAGTCCTATTGTGCTTGATGAAGCTTATGTAAGTTTTTGCATGAGTCTCTAAGTATATCACTTTTGTGTACTTCATCACTTCTGTGTACTGAAGCCGCAACGTTTATTGTCAGAAGTGACAGCAGGTCTGATGTCTGGAGCAGGTTTTCTGGTTCCTGGAGGGCTTTTCCCAGCTTACCTGTGTCatattgtgtgtttcaggaccCTTTCAGGCAGCTGAGGGATCTAACGCTGCTTAAAGGTCAGCTGGAGGACATTCGTCGGCGAGTGGAGAGTGAGGTGCAGGATGGAGTTCCCCAGGTAAACCCAACGCTTGCTCAACTTAATTTGATGTTTTAACCTGCAGTTTGGACtaaacacttctttttttatgCTTGTTGTTCTGTGATCTATCACTTATTTAATAATTTGGACTGTTTAGGCCAGGGGTgtcaaattcattttaaataacagACTTAAAAAATCTGTTTAGTAGACCAGTAACATGTCAACGATACCtctaaaacatatttatttaccttCTTATACATCTTATGTCAGCAGTGGCTTGCTAatgaaaaattatatttatgtaCGAATGATGTCATTTTTGACCTCTAATGTATTTGAACTAAAGTAAATCCTGGAAAAAACCGTGGAAGCAACAAACTAGCTGTCATTACTGATGTGTATAGTCAGTGTAACAGCTTTTATAAGCAAATAAATCTATATATCTATGCTGATTTATCGAAATCAACCACTAGTATAAACACTATAAGTCATTTAAAGGTATTAAGTGCTACTTCTTTTGACACTGTGCACAGCCATGTTCATTTGACGTCACTTGCTGAATTTGGAGGACCTCGGAGTCGAGGAGACCATCTTGAGTTTTTGACTTTTGTTGAATCTTTCAGTTCAATAGATCACAAGACGATTTTAAAGACGCCTAAATCCGTTGTTGGTCCAAATTAGAACCATGTGTCAAGCTGGTCCTTgcctgtttgtgttgttgttgtttttttatgttgtctGCAAAACATTGAAATCTGGATAAATTATGTTCTTAAACCGGTGCATCAATACAGACTGAAAAATGCTGAACCTAACATAACAtatctgttgttttgtttaaggGTGGGAGTGTTCTGGGCTCTCCTTTCCTCAAGGGTTTCCTGGCTGGATATGTTGTAGCGAAGCTGCGTTCGTCAGCCATACTGGGCGTGCTCGTGGGAACTTGCACGGGCATCTATGCTGCACAGAATTACAACATGCCCAACGTCGAGCAGACCATCAAGGGCTACTTCAGCTCATTTAGAAAAAACAAATAGACGCTTTTCAGGAAGAATATGCAACCTCAAAAGTCTTTTCAGGAAGTCAGTCATCCAGTTTTAGAGCGACTGGCAACTCTAAAGCACCTTTAAAGAGACGTTACCTGGTTGGCAGTATGAAAGAAACGCACACTTGAAGCTCAGGTCTGTGTTTTCTTAAAGAGATGTACAGATGATTGTCAGCTTTCAGCGCACTCACTGATATTTAAGACAGTGAGCTAAACGTTATGATACTTAACTGGGACCTGACTAATAGAGAGGGCTTTTTTTCTAACATTCCAGTCAGTTGAAATTTGTACTGCAGTTTGGTTAAATTATTCACAGCATCTACTGTGTCACCGGGCTCTAATTACAGCACAGTCGGTGCTGATTTGAGCCTCTGAGTGTAGCAGCAGACGGGGTGATGACCAGG from Hemibagrus wyckioides isolate EC202008001 linkage group LG18, SWU_Hwy_1.0, whole genome shotgun sequence harbors:
- the LOC131368656 gene encoding SLC35A4 upstream open reading frame protein; amino-acid sequence: MADDKDPFRQLRDLTLLKGQLEDIRRRVESEVQDGVPQGGSVLGSPFLKGFLAGYVVAKLRSSAILGVLVGTCTGIYAAQNYNMPNVEQTIKGYFSSFRKNK